One genomic segment of Impatiens glandulifera chromosome 6, dImpGla2.1, whole genome shotgun sequence includes these proteins:
- the LOC124941838 gene encoding tRNA pseudouridine synthase A isoform X1 translates to MVISSGAALVGLPSIPNSIIDQQQQNHAEPPHKWRMVIAYDGTRFAGWQYQSSPPTVQCIVEKALTQVTKLERKHLQLVGASRTDAGVHASGQVAHFITPFSYDSLESIHAAMNGLLPSDIRVREISPAVPEFHARFSAESKLYRYKIFNDTVMDPSMRHYAYHCLHKLNSSVMKEAAGYFVGKHDFSSFANASRENRIPDPVKNISRFDVVEMGPLIQIEVEGSGFLYRQVRNMVALLLQIGKEAISPSIVPMIMTSRDRKELAKVTLAVPPHGLCLVSIKYNQTHLRLPTGCSAASFGRRQTITQCKILSFQEKNCL, encoded by the exons ATGGTGATAAGCTCCGGTGCTGCCCTTGTGGGACTCCCCTCTATCCCTAATTCGATTATCGAT cagcagcagcagaatCACGCTGAACCACCTCATAAGTGGCGCATGGTTATAGCTTACGACGGCACTCGATTTGCAG gttGGCAATACCAATCATCTCCACCCACTGTGCAATGCATTGTAGAGAAAGCATTAACTCAAGTAACAAAATTAGAGAGAAAGCATCTCCAATTAGTTGGGGCAAGCCGAACAGATGCTGGAGTTCATGCCTCGGGCCAG GTGGCTCATTTCATTACCCCATTCAGTTATGACAGCTTAGAAAGTATTCATGCAGCAATGAATGGTCTTCTTCCTTCAGATATACGTGTTAGAGAAATTAGCCCAGCTGTGCCAGAATTTCATGCCAGATTTTCAGCAGAAAGCAAATTATACcgctacaaaatatttaatgatactGTCATGGATCCATCCATGCGTCATTATGCTTACCACTGTCTTCATAAGCTGAACAGTAGCGTCATGAAAGAAGCTGCAGGGTATTTTGTTGGTAAGCATGACTTCTCCTCCTTTGCTAATGCATCACGAGAGAATCGAATCCCAGATCCAGTAAAGAATATATCTCGCTTCGATGTGGTTGAAATG GGACCTCTTATCCAGATAGAAGTGGAAGGCTCTGGCTTCTTGTATCGACAAGTACGAAACATG GTGGCATTGTTACTTCAGATAGGAAAAGAAGCGATCTCACCGAGTATAGTTCCCATGATTATGACGAGCCGCGATAGGAAAGAACTTGCGAAAGTGACGTTAGCTGTTCCACCTCATGGTCTATGTCTTGTAAGTATAaagtataatcaaacacatttgcGGCTTCCAACTGGTTGCTCCGCAGCTAGTTTTGGTAGACGTCAAACTATTACTCAATGTAAAATTCTAtcttttcaagaaaaaaattgtttataa
- the LOC124941838 gene encoding tRNA pseudouridine synthase A isoform X2, translating into MVISSGAALVGLPSIPNSIIDQQQNHAEPPHKWRMVIAYDGTRFAGWQYQSSPPTVQCIVEKALTQVTKLERKHLQLVGASRTDAGVHASGQVAHFITPFSYDSLESIHAAMNGLLPSDIRVREISPAVPEFHARFSAESKLYRYKIFNDTVMDPSMRHYAYHCLHKLNSSVMKEAAGYFVGKHDFSSFANASRENRIPDPVKNISRFDVVEMGPLIQIEVEGSGFLYRQVRNMVALLLQIGKEAISPSIVPMIMTSRDRKELAKVTLAVPPHGLCLVSIKYNQTHLRLPTGCSAASFGRRQTITQCKILSFQEKNCL; encoded by the exons ATGGTGATAAGCTCCGGTGCTGCCCTTGTGGGACTCCCCTCTATCCCTAATTCGATTATCGAT cagcagcagaatCACGCTGAACCACCTCATAAGTGGCGCATGGTTATAGCTTACGACGGCACTCGATTTGCAG gttGGCAATACCAATCATCTCCACCCACTGTGCAATGCATTGTAGAGAAAGCATTAACTCAAGTAACAAAATTAGAGAGAAAGCATCTCCAATTAGTTGGGGCAAGCCGAACAGATGCTGGAGTTCATGCCTCGGGCCAG GTGGCTCATTTCATTACCCCATTCAGTTATGACAGCTTAGAAAGTATTCATGCAGCAATGAATGGTCTTCTTCCTTCAGATATACGTGTTAGAGAAATTAGCCCAGCTGTGCCAGAATTTCATGCCAGATTTTCAGCAGAAAGCAAATTATACcgctacaaaatatttaatgatactGTCATGGATCCATCCATGCGTCATTATGCTTACCACTGTCTTCATAAGCTGAACAGTAGCGTCATGAAAGAAGCTGCAGGGTATTTTGTTGGTAAGCATGACTTCTCCTCCTTTGCTAATGCATCACGAGAGAATCGAATCCCAGATCCAGTAAAGAATATATCTCGCTTCGATGTGGTTGAAATG GGACCTCTTATCCAGATAGAAGTGGAAGGCTCTGGCTTCTTGTATCGACAAGTACGAAACATG GTGGCATTGTTACTTCAGATAGGAAAAGAAGCGATCTCACCGAGTATAGTTCCCATGATTATGACGAGCCGCGATAGGAAAGAACTTGCGAAAGTGACGTTAGCTGTTCCACCTCATGGTCTATGTCTTGTAAGTATAaagtataatcaaacacatttgcGGCTTCCAACTGGTTGCTCCGCAGCTAGTTTTGGTAGACGTCAAACTATTACTCAATGTAAAATTCTAtcttttcaagaaaaaaattgtttataa
- the LOC124941838 gene encoding tRNA pseudouridine synthase A isoform X3, whose product MVISSGAALVGLPSIPNSIIDQQNHAEPPHKWRMVIAYDGTRFAGWQYQSSPPTVQCIVEKALTQVTKLERKHLQLVGASRTDAGVHASGQVAHFITPFSYDSLESIHAAMNGLLPSDIRVREISPAVPEFHARFSAESKLYRYKIFNDTVMDPSMRHYAYHCLHKLNSSVMKEAAGYFVGKHDFSSFANASRENRIPDPVKNISRFDVVEMGPLIQIEVEGSGFLYRQVRNMVALLLQIGKEAISPSIVPMIMTSRDRKELAKVTLAVPPHGLCLVSIKYNQTHLRLPTGCSAASFGRRQTITQCKILSFQEKNCL is encoded by the exons ATGGTGATAAGCTCCGGTGCTGCCCTTGTGGGACTCCCCTCTATCCCTAATTCGATTATCGAT cagcagaatCACGCTGAACCACCTCATAAGTGGCGCATGGTTATAGCTTACGACGGCACTCGATTTGCAG gttGGCAATACCAATCATCTCCACCCACTGTGCAATGCATTGTAGAGAAAGCATTAACTCAAGTAACAAAATTAGAGAGAAAGCATCTCCAATTAGTTGGGGCAAGCCGAACAGATGCTGGAGTTCATGCCTCGGGCCAG GTGGCTCATTTCATTACCCCATTCAGTTATGACAGCTTAGAAAGTATTCATGCAGCAATGAATGGTCTTCTTCCTTCAGATATACGTGTTAGAGAAATTAGCCCAGCTGTGCCAGAATTTCATGCCAGATTTTCAGCAGAAAGCAAATTATACcgctacaaaatatttaatgatactGTCATGGATCCATCCATGCGTCATTATGCTTACCACTGTCTTCATAAGCTGAACAGTAGCGTCATGAAAGAAGCTGCAGGGTATTTTGTTGGTAAGCATGACTTCTCCTCCTTTGCTAATGCATCACGAGAGAATCGAATCCCAGATCCAGTAAAGAATATATCTCGCTTCGATGTGGTTGAAATG GGACCTCTTATCCAGATAGAAGTGGAAGGCTCTGGCTTCTTGTATCGACAAGTACGAAACATG GTGGCATTGTTACTTCAGATAGGAAAAGAAGCGATCTCACCGAGTATAGTTCCCATGATTATGACGAGCCGCGATAGGAAAGAACTTGCGAAAGTGACGTTAGCTGTTCCACCTCATGGTCTATGTCTTGTAAGTATAaagtataatcaaacacatttgcGGCTTCCAACTGGTTGCTCCGCAGCTAGTTTTGGTAGACGTCAAACTATTACTCAATGTAAAATTCTAtcttttcaagaaaaaaattgtttataa
- the LOC124941838 gene encoding tRNA pseudouridine synthase A isoform X4, giving the protein MVISSGAALVGLPSIPNSIIDQQQQNHAEPPHKWRMVIAYDGTRFAGWQYQSSPPTVQCIVEKALTQVTKLERKHLQLVGASRTDAGVHASGQVAHFITPFSYDSLESIHAAMNGLLPSDIRVREISPAVPEFHARFSAESKLYRYKIFNDTVMDPSMRHYAYHCLHKLNSSVMKEAAGYFVGKHDFSSFANASRENRIPDPVKNISRFDVVEMGPLIQIEVEGSGFLYRQVALLLQIGKEAISPSIVPMIMTSRDRKELAKVTLAVPPHGLCLVSIKYNQTHLRLPTGCSAASFGRRQTITQCKILSFQEKNCL; this is encoded by the exons ATGGTGATAAGCTCCGGTGCTGCCCTTGTGGGACTCCCCTCTATCCCTAATTCGATTATCGAT cagcagcagcagaatCACGCTGAACCACCTCATAAGTGGCGCATGGTTATAGCTTACGACGGCACTCGATTTGCAG gttGGCAATACCAATCATCTCCACCCACTGTGCAATGCATTGTAGAGAAAGCATTAACTCAAGTAACAAAATTAGAGAGAAAGCATCTCCAATTAGTTGGGGCAAGCCGAACAGATGCTGGAGTTCATGCCTCGGGCCAG GTGGCTCATTTCATTACCCCATTCAGTTATGACAGCTTAGAAAGTATTCATGCAGCAATGAATGGTCTTCTTCCTTCAGATATACGTGTTAGAGAAATTAGCCCAGCTGTGCCAGAATTTCATGCCAGATTTTCAGCAGAAAGCAAATTATACcgctacaaaatatttaatgatactGTCATGGATCCATCCATGCGTCATTATGCTTACCACTGTCTTCATAAGCTGAACAGTAGCGTCATGAAAGAAGCTGCAGGGTATTTTGTTGGTAAGCATGACTTCTCCTCCTTTGCTAATGCATCACGAGAGAATCGAATCCCAGATCCAGTAAAGAATATATCTCGCTTCGATGTGGTTGAAATG GGACCTCTTATCCAGATAGAAGTGGAAGGCTCTGGCTTCTTGTATCGACAA GTGGCATTGTTACTTCAGATAGGAAAAGAAGCGATCTCACCGAGTATAGTTCCCATGATTATGACGAGCCGCGATAGGAAAGAACTTGCGAAAGTGACGTTAGCTGTTCCACCTCATGGTCTATGTCTTGTAAGTATAaagtataatcaaacacatttgcGGCTTCCAACTGGTTGCTCCGCAGCTAGTTTTGGTAGACGTCAAACTATTACTCAATGTAAAATTCTAtcttttcaagaaaaaaattgtttataa
- the LOC124943421 gene encoding pectinesterase inhibitor-like, with protein MALSHSLNLHSFLLSLLVLFTLSFAFSDIKANTLVSQICADTRNPSLCNQVLDSDPGASTADLKGLGYISIKIALTNVKQTLPYIKSLVMQTTDVMLKNRYKTCAENYSNTVDSLNQSKTFLDKGDIPSLRTYASAAFDGPGTCEDSFEGPPAAPAKLNDANKKLEDHVSILLKIGALLGGDNSL; from the coding sequence ATGGCTTTGTCTCATTCTCTCAATTTGCATTCATTTTTGCTCTCCTTGTTAGTGTTGTTTACACTTTCATTTGCATTTTCAGACATCAAAGCAAACACTTTAGTCTCTCAAATTTGTGCCGATACTCGAAACCCCTCTCTATGCAATCAAGTTTTGGACTCTGACCCAGGAGCATCAACTGCTGATCTCAAGGGTCTAGGTTACATATCGATCAAAATAGCTCTCACGAATGTTAAACAAACATTACCATACATTAAATCTCTCGTCATGCAGACCACCGATGTAATGCTCAAGAATCGATATAAGACTTGCGCCGAGAACTATTCCAACACCGTTGACAGCCTTAACCAAAGCAAGACGTTCTTGGATAAGGGAGATATTCCGAGTCTTCGGACCTACGCCTCGGCCGCGTTCGATGGGCCCGGCACTTGCGAAGACAGTTTTGAAGGGCCGCCAGCCGCACCAGCCAAACTAAATGATGCCAACAAGAAGCTGGAAGATCATGTTAGCATTCTTTTGAAAATTGGAGCGCTTTTGGGGGGAGATAATAGCTTATAG